The Streptomyces sp. NBC_00224 genome contains the following window.
TTGAGATTGTCAAGTAACTCGGTACGCTGGTTCCATGGCCACGCGTATGGATGCCCTCACCCTCGAAGTCGTCGACCTCATCGGCTCGGTGGTGTCGCGCTACCACGAGGAGTACGAGCGGGCCGCCGCCGAGCACGCACTCACCGGCGCGCAGGCGCGCGTGCTCGGGCTGCTCTCGCTGGAACCGGTGCCGATGCGCAAGATCGCGCGCAAGCTGAAGTGCGAGCCGTCGAACGTCACGGGGATCATCGACCGCCTGGAGGCCCGCGGCCTCGTCGAGCGGCGCCCCGACCCGGCCGACCGCCGGGTCAAGCTGGCCGCACCGACGGAGGAGGGCCGCCGTATGGCGGCGGCCCTCCGCGACTCCCTGGACTTCGCCCGCGAGCCGCTGGCGGAGTTGTCGTCCGAGGAGCGGACGGTGCTGCGGGATCTGCTGCGGCGGATGCTGGGGCAGTGAGCCCGGGGTTCGTCCGCGGACCGTCTGTGGCTGGTCGCGCCCACGCGGCGGAGCCGCACATGTCACAGCCCCGCGCCCCTAAATGCGCCCCTCCGGGGCGCCCAGGGGGTTGCCGCGAAGCGGCATTTTAGGGGCGCGGGGAACTGCGCGCCCAGCCCCCACCGGCCCGCAGCGAAACTACAAGCACCACCACAGGAAGCGGTTGCACGTCTGGGTCGGGGTCGGCGAGGGGGACGGCGCCGGTGGTGGCGGTACGTCCGATGTGGACGGCTGGGGCGAGGTCGACGGCAGGGGGGAGCCGTCCGGACCCGTCGGCGTGGGCGCCGGGGCGCTGGTCGGGCCGGTGGCCGGGTGCGAGCCGCCCGGGGTGGGGGCGCCGCCGGTCCCGGTTCCGCTACCGGTGGAGCCCGGGCCGGGGCGCGTACCGCCCGGGGTCGGGTGGCTCTTGCCGTGACCGTTCCCGGCGGGCACAGCGCTCGGCCGCTTGGGCCCGCCCACGTCGCTCGCGTCGGGAGCCGGCGCCTCCGTCTCCTGCGAGATCTGCTCCTCCTCGTGTACGGAGGTGGCGGCGCCGCGGTCGTCCGGCGGCGGCTCGATGGCGAGCTGCGCGATACCCAGCGCGCCGGCCGCGAGGACCACACCCGCCGAGCCGAACAGCACGAGGCGGCCGCGCCGCTTGCGGGCGCGGCGGCGCGGTCGGGCCCGGGGCGGCTCGCGGCGCGCGCGGCGGTGACCGGCGGGGGCCGGGTCCGCACCGGATGCGGCGGCCTCGTAGACCCCGAGGTCGATGGTTTCTGGCTGCCGCAGTTCCTCCGCGGGGGTGCCGCATCCGGCGCAGGCCAGTGCGCCGTTGAGGTGCCGTCGGCAGGCGTGGCAGTAATCCATGGCCAACGGAGGCTATGCGGGTAGCGGTCGACAATTGGGGACGGGAATGTGTGGATCTTGTGTGGAACCCCTCGTTCCAGGGCGTGTCGGGGGCACGAAGTCGG
Protein-coding sequences here:
- a CDS encoding MarR family winged helix-turn-helix transcriptional regulator — protein: MATRMDALTLEVVDLIGSVVSRYHEEYERAAAEHALTGAQARVLGLLSLEPVPMRKIARKLKCEPSNVTGIIDRLEARGLVERRPDPADRRVKLAAPTEEGRRMAAALRDSLDFAREPLAELSSEERTVLRDLLRRMLGQ